In Salinisphaera sp. LB1, one genomic interval encodes:
- the glgC gene encoding glucose-1-phosphate adenylyltransferase, with product MTAEKQPAHANRFISLVTRDTLAMVLAGGRGTRLGGLTRRRAKPAVPFGGEFRIIDFVLSNCINSGIRRVSVLTQYMAHPLIRHMHQAWGFLRGEFGEFVEVVPAQQRMGEAWYLGTADAVYQNLDIIAEHEPQFVLVLGGDHVYKMDYGPMLGFHVSHDADVTVGCVDVTLAEARGFGVMSIDDEQRVVAFDEKPAEPTSMPGQPDRALASMGIYVFSTRYLIEMLEADARDPDSSRDFGKDILPRAVTEAHGVYAYHFNKNAEAGTGYWRDVGTLDGYWRANLELINVTPELNLYDSDWPIWTYQEQVPPAKFVFDDHGRRGEAVNSMVAGGCIVSGATVRRSLLFSSVLVAERSVIEDSVILPDVVVGADCRICNAVIDSDCHIPDGTRIGIDETADFRRFEVTDEGIVLVTREALLND from the coding sequence GGCGGCCTGACCCGACGCCGGGCCAAGCCCGCCGTGCCCTTCGGCGGCGAGTTCCGGATCATCGATTTCGTTCTGTCGAACTGTATCAATTCCGGCATCCGGCGCGTTTCGGTGCTCACCCAATACATGGCGCATCCATTGATCCGCCACATGCATCAGGCCTGGGGCTTTCTGCGCGGCGAGTTCGGTGAGTTCGTCGAAGTGGTGCCGGCCCAGCAACGCATGGGCGAAGCCTGGTATCTCGGCACCGCCGACGCGGTCTACCAGAATCTGGACATCATCGCCGAACACGAGCCGCAGTTCGTGCTGGTGTTGGGCGGCGACCATGTCTACAAGATGGATTACGGCCCGATGCTGGGCTTCCACGTCAGCCACGATGCCGACGTCACGGTCGGCTGCGTCGATGTGACGCTGGCCGAAGCCCGCGGGTTCGGCGTGATGTCGATCGATGACGAACAACGCGTCGTCGCCTTCGACGAAAAACCCGCCGAGCCGACCTCGATGCCCGGCCAGCCCGATCGCGCTCTTGCCTCCATGGGCATTTATGTTTTCAGCACCCGCTACCTCATCGAAATGCTCGAGGCCGATGCCCGCGATCCGGACTCGAGCCGCGATTTCGGCAAGGATATTCTGCCGCGCGCGGTGACCGAAGCCCATGGCGTGTATGCCTATCACTTCAACAAGAACGCCGAGGCCGGCACCGGCTACTGGCGCGACGTCGGCACCCTGGACGGCTATTGGCGCGCCAATCTCGAACTGATCAACGTAACGCCGGAACTCAATCTCTACGACAGCGACTGGCCGATCTGGACCTATCAGGAACAGGTGCCGCCGGCCAAGTTCGTGTTCGACGATCACGGGCGGCGCGGCGAAGCCGTCAACTCCATGGTCGCCGGGGGCTGCATCGTCTCCGGCGCGACCGTACGCCGTTCGCTGTTGTTCTCCAGCGTGCTGGTCGCCGAACGCAGCGTGATCGAGGATTCGGTGATTCTGCCCGACGTGGTCGTCGGCGCCGACTGCCGGATCTGCAACGCCGTGATCGACAGCGACTGCCATATTCCGGACGGCACTCGGATCGGCATCGACGAGACCGCCGATTTCCGTCGTTTTGAAGTCACCGACGAAGGCATTGTGCTGGTGACCCGGGAGGCGCTCCTCAATGACTGA